In Actinomycetota bacterium, one genomic interval encodes:
- a CDS encoding ABC transporter permease — protein sequence MSDLIGYVIRGIPFGCIFSLIAVGLVLTYKTSGVFNLAFAAQAFFSAAVYYDARVRHGWALVPAFVLAVVILGPLVGFVLDRFLYRYLRTAPEIARLVTSLGLLVAGPSIVQLWFGSSSAFGPPSIWPHPDAFYRFGQYALDANQMATLVFTVVAVLGLVALFRWSAIGLQMRAVVESPRMTELAGINADRVSTFSWMLSSLFAGLAGVLLAPLFAQVAANNFTTLIVAAVAAAAFGRLTSIPMTLLGGLPLGVVQGLLTGYLPPDSIVARGLRPSLPFVALFLLLVFLPSLRHRREATDPLAGVDPPPPAPAATERTHVFTVLTWSLGVAFVVIAQGLVFATIFLSFTVITGMAGQVSLCQASFAAIGAFTTAQLVNRYDAPVLVTIVAGTVLAAVVGAMLAVPALRLGGIYLSLATLAFALMFESVLVPLHWVSGGDLPLKVPRPLLGSIDFANEKAFFLLCLGVLALAAGVVILVRRGTTGRYLDALRGSEVAATAVGINPTRARITAFSLSAGIAGLGGGLLATQTGQANYNANFTSFFGLFWVVLVVTLGARSVQGAVNAGLGLVLFPQLLKLLGLSGGYEYIFFGLGALTYAQHPEGIIEAQTRRSLQFVQGLVERRRKKQSTVDITDDGGDVVQTHPEPVSR from the coding sequence TTGAGCGATCTGATCGGCTACGTCATCCGGGGCATCCCCTTCGGGTGCATCTTCTCGCTGATCGCGGTCGGTCTCGTCCTGACCTACAAGACGTCGGGTGTCTTCAACTTGGCGTTCGCGGCGCAGGCGTTCTTCTCCGCAGCGGTTTACTACGACGCGCGTGTCCGCCACGGGTGGGCCCTCGTTCCCGCGTTCGTGCTCGCGGTCGTCATCCTCGGTCCCCTCGTCGGCTTCGTCCTCGACCGCTTCCTGTACCGCTACCTGCGGACCGCGCCGGAGATCGCCCGGCTGGTGACGTCGCTCGGGTTGCTGGTCGCGGGCCCGTCGATCGTGCAGCTCTGGTTCGGCAGCAGCTCCGCGTTCGGTCCCCCGAGCATCTGGCCGCATCCCGACGCCTTCTACCGGTTCGGCCAGTACGCCCTCGACGCCAACCAGATGGCCACGCTGGTCTTCACCGTGGTCGCAGTCCTGGGGTTGGTGGCGCTGTTCCGATGGTCGGCGATCGGCCTGCAGATGCGCGCGGTCGTCGAGAGCCCGCGCATGACCGAGCTGGCCGGGATCAACGCCGACCGCGTGAGCACGTTCTCGTGGATGCTGTCGAGCCTGTTCGCGGGCCTCGCCGGCGTGCTGCTCGCCCCGCTGTTCGCGCAGGTCGCCGCCAACAACTTCACCACGCTCATCGTCGCGGCAGTGGCGGCCGCCGCGTTCGGGCGCCTCACGAGCATCCCGATGACGCTCCTGGGCGGCCTGCCCCTCGGCGTGGTCCAAGGCCTCCTCACCGGCTACCTGCCGCCCGACAGCATCGTGGCGCGAGGCCTGCGCCCCTCACTGCCCTTCGTCGCCCTGTTCCTCCTCCTGGTGTTCCTGCCCAGCCTTCGCCACCGGCGCGAGGCCACGGACCCGTTGGCGGGCGTCGACCCGCCGCCCCCCGCGCCCGCCGCGACCGAGCGCACCCATGTGTTCACGGTGCTCACGTGGTCGCTCGGCGTCGCCTTCGTCGTCATCGCGCAGGGCCTGGTGTTCGCGACGATCTTCCTCTCGTTCACCGTCATCACTGGAATGGCGGGGCAGGTCTCGCTGTGCCAGGCCTCGTTCGCCGCCATCGGCGCGTTCACCACCGCGCAACTCGTCAACCGGTACGACGCCCCGGTGCTCGTCACGATCGTGGCGGGCACCGTGCTCGCCGCCGTGGTCGGTGCGATGCTCGCGGTTCCCGCGCTGCGCCTCGGCGGCATCTATCTCTCGCTTGCGACGCTGGCCTTTGCACTGATGTTCGAGAGCGTGCTCGTTCCCCTCCACTGGGTCAGCGGGGGCGACCTCCCGCTCAAGGTCCCTCGCCCGCTCCTCGGCTCGATCGACTTCGCCAACGAGAAGGCGTTCTTCCTCCTGTGCCTGGGTGTGCTCGCGCTGGCCGCCGGGGTCGTGATCCTCGTGCGCCGGGGCACGACGGGTCGCTATCTCGACGCGCTCCGCGGGAGCGAGGTGGCCGCCACCGCCGTCGGCATCAACCCGACCCGGGCGCGCATCACCGCTTTCTCGCTGTCGGCGGGCATCGCCGGGCTGGGGGGCGGCCTGCTCGCCACGCAGACCGGCCAAGCGAACTACAACGCCAACTTCACGTCGTTCTTCGGCCTGTTCTGGGTGGTTCTCGTGGTGACGCTAGGAGCCCGCTCGGTCCAGGGGGCGGTGAACGCGGGCCTGGGCCTCGTGCTCTTCCCGCAGCTCTTGAAGTTGCTCGGCCTCTCGGGCGGCTACGAGTACATCTTCTTCGGCCTCGGCGCGCTCACCTACGCCCAGCACCCGGAGGGCATCATCGAGGCGCAGACCCGCAGGTCTCTCCAGTTCGTGCAGGGCCTCGTCGAGCGTCGCCGGAAGAAGCAGAGCACGGTGGACATCACCGACGACGGCGGCGACGTCGTCCAAACCCATCCCGAGCCGGTCTCGCGATGA
- a CDS encoding acyl-CoA dehydrogenase, with protein MELEFTEEQQALRATVRTFLARECPISVVRAAVERDEPADALWQHMVALGWPGLTVPADHGGVGLGFVELGVVVEELGRVIAPGPFLATATQFVPVVRNAGTPEQRARFLGAVANGRITGALAASGGTGSAAAADLGVVARAAGDGWRLEGTEHHVLDGDTADELAVAARVDGGVGLFVVPATAVRTRATPTLDASRHYASVELEGVTLGGDRALSAPGDNRAGDNGSALERALHEATTALALETVGTCQSIFDLALAHAKAREQFGVPIGSFQAIKHKFADLLVTLERARATCYFAALTIAEDDDRRALATSMAKAAAGDCQRLVAQEGIQVLGGIGFTWEHDMHLYVKRAKAGDALLGTAGRHRLRVAELIGL; from the coding sequence GTGGAGCTGGAGTTCACAGAGGAGCAGCAGGCGTTGCGCGCGACCGTGCGCACGTTCCTGGCCCGCGAGTGCCCGATCAGCGTGGTGCGGGCCGCCGTCGAGCGCGACGAACCCGCTGACGCGCTCTGGCAACACATGGTCGCGCTCGGCTGGCCCGGGCTCACGGTGCCCGCCGACCACGGAGGCGTCGGGCTCGGGTTCGTCGAGCTGGGGGTCGTCGTGGAGGAGCTCGGGCGTGTGATCGCCCCCGGCCCCTTCCTCGCGACCGCCACGCAGTTCGTGCCCGTCGTACGCAACGCGGGCACGCCGGAGCAACGAGCCCGCTTCCTGGGCGCCGTCGCGAACGGTCGCATCACCGGCGCCCTGGCCGCGTCGGGCGGCACCGGCAGCGCGGCGGCCGCCGACCTCGGCGTGGTGGCCCGAGCGGCCGGGGACGGCTGGCGCCTCGAGGGAACCGAGCACCACGTGCTCGACGGTGACACCGCCGACGAGCTGGCCGTCGCGGCCCGGGTCGACGGCGGCGTTGGCCTCTTCGTGGTCCCCGCAACCGCGGTCCGAACCCGCGCCACGCCCACGCTCGACGCCAGCCGGCACTACGCGTCCGTCGAGCTCGAGGGCGTGACCCTCGGTGGCGACCGCGCGCTGAGCGCGCCGGGCGACAACCGAGCCGGCGACAACGGGAGCGCACTCGAGCGTGCGCTCCACGAGGCCACGACCGCGCTCGCGCTGGAGACCGTCGGCACGTGCCAGTCGATCTTCGATCTCGCCCTCGCCCACGCCAAGGCGCGCGAGCAGTTCGGGGTGCCGATCGGTTCGTTCCAGGCGATCAAGCACAAGTTCGCCGACCTGCTGGTGACCCTCGAGCGGGCGCGGGCGACGTGCTACTTCGCGGCGCTGACGATCGCAGAGGACGACGACCGCCGTGCCCTCGCCACCTCGATGGCCAAGGCCGCCGCCGGCGACTGCCAGCGCCTCGTCGCCCAGGAGGGGATCCAGGTGCTCGGTGGCATCGGCTTCACGTGGGAGCACGACATGCACCTCTACGTGAAGCGGGCCAAGGCGGGCGACGCGCTCCTCGGCACGGCCGGGCGCCACCGCCTGCGGGTCGCCGAGCTCATCGGGTTGTGA
- a CDS encoding TetR/AcrR family transcriptional regulator: protein MTPPSASSAGGLQGRPGGPRSRSAATARAGTPAQERELRAQGKKTMRKLRDAAMTVFEKRGYHAARVDDIVKVAKTSHGTFYLYFANKEDLFRTLTADVAEEMTGLLESLAPITADDDGYRELRQWLGRFTDVYQHYGPVIRAWTESETDGSEFGRIGANVLDAFTRTLAARTGESTGADGLHPQVAALAVVAMIERLNYYLLSRQLGIDRDEMLDTTASIIHVGLFGGTRQPSMAGSGGTSRRRSSGRD, encoded by the coding sequence ATGACGCCGCCGTCAGCTTCCTCTGCTGGTGGCCTCCAGGGCCGACCGGGCGGCCCGCGGAGCCGGAGTGCGGCCACCGCACGGGCCGGGACACCCGCCCAGGAGCGCGAGCTGCGCGCCCAGGGCAAGAAGACGATGCGGAAGCTGCGTGATGCGGCGATGACCGTCTTCGAGAAGCGGGGTTACCACGCGGCACGCGTCGACGACATCGTCAAGGTGGCCAAGACGTCGCACGGAACCTTCTACCTGTACTTCGCCAACAAGGAGGACCTGTTCCGCACGCTCACCGCCGACGTGGCCGAGGAGATGACCGGGCTCCTGGAGTCCCTCGCGCCCATCACCGCCGATGACGACGGGTACCGCGAGCTGCGGCAGTGGCTCGGACGGTTCACCGACGTCTACCAGCACTACGGACCGGTGATCCGGGCCTGGACAGAATCCGAGACCGACGGCAGCGAGTTCGGGCGCATCGGCGCCAACGTGCTCGACGCATTCACCCGCACGCTGGCCGCGCGCACGGGCGAGTCCACCGGGGCGGACGGGCTCCACCCTCAGGTGGCCGCGCTGGCGGTGGTGGCCATGATCGAGCGCCTGAACTACTACCTGCTCTCCCGGCAGCTCGGGATCGACCGCGACGAGATGCTCGACACGACCGCGTCGATCATCCATGTAGGTCTCTTCGGCGGCACGCGCCAGCCGTCAATGGCCGGGAGCGGGGGCACGAGCCGGCGGCGCTCGTCGGGCCGCGACTGA
- a CDS encoding SDR family NAD(P)-dependent oxidoreductase, which produces MLLSGRVAVVTGAGRGIGREFALCLAREGAKVVVNDVGAGLDGEGVDDSPAAQVCKEIASFGGEAVPAYDSVSDFEGAGRIIGTAVDAFGQIDILVNNAGIIRDRSLLKMTEEDYDAVVAVHQKGSFNCARHAAPLMKGAGYGRIINITSSAGLRGNFGQTNYGSAKAALMGMTFIWAVELGKYGITVNAMAPSGYTRMTEGLYRGAEPPPDQDPALNAPLVAFLASEQAGYVNGQVLGRTGFGYTIFQTPRQIAIMAKEGGWTPAEVAEHFHEVLGQHLQPVGMPAHPLLGKKD; this is translated from the coding sequence ATGCTGCTTTCTGGACGGGTCGCGGTCGTGACGGGCGCGGGGCGGGGCATCGGGCGGGAGTTCGCGCTCTGTCTCGCGAGGGAGGGCGCGAAGGTCGTCGTCAACGACGTCGGCGCCGGCCTCGACGGTGAAGGCGTCGACGACAGCCCCGCGGCGCAGGTGTGCAAGGAGATCGCGAGCTTCGGCGGCGAGGCCGTTCCCGCGTACGACTCGGTCAGCGACTTCGAGGGCGCCGGGCGAATCATCGGCACCGCCGTCGACGCGTTCGGCCAGATCGACATCCTCGTCAACAACGCGGGCATCATCCGCGACCGCTCGCTGCTCAAGATGACCGAGGAGGACTACGACGCGGTGGTGGCCGTCCACCAGAAGGGCAGCTTCAACTGCGCGCGTCATGCCGCTCCGCTGATGAAGGGGGCCGGGTACGGGCGCATCATCAACATCACGTCGTCCGCCGGGCTGCGCGGCAACTTCGGCCAGACCAACTACGGGTCGGCCAAGGCCGCGCTCATGGGCATGACGTTCATCTGGGCCGTGGAGCTCGGCAAGTACGGCATCACGGTCAACGCGATGGCGCCGTCGGGCTACACGCGCATGACGGAGGGCCTCTACCGCGGGGCCGAGCCGCCGCCCGACCAGGACCCCGCGCTCAACGCGCCGCTCGTGGCCTTCCTGGCGTCGGAGCAGGCGGGCTACGTCAACGGGCAGGTGCTCGGCCGCACGGGCTTCGGCTACACGATCTTCCAGACCCCGCGTCAGATCGCGATCATGGCGAAGGAGGGCGGCTGGACGCCCGCGGAGGTGGCCGAGCACTTCCACGAGGTGCTGGGCCAGCACCTCCAGCCCGTCGGCATGCCCGCCCACCCCCTCCTCGGCAAGAAGGACTGA
- a CDS encoding nitroreductase, protein MPALPEFFEVVRRQRACRTFRPDGVADDLVAENRQPWEFVVVRDAGVRARIGELTRQAWRGGGRAYAESRLSPQLLADVDRGAEGEVSAAPVLVVVCVDARRTHETTIPASIFPAVQNLLLAANAVGLGAALTTLPTAFALELGELLSLPEHVRPLAVVPIGYPAHALGPPRREPVSDHAHRDRYGSRW, encoded by the coding sequence GTGCCCGCCTTGCCTGAGTTCTTCGAGGTCGTGCGGCGACAGCGTGCCTGCCGCACCTTCCGGCCCGACGGCGTCGCCGATGATCTGGTCGCCGAGAACCGCCAGCCGTGGGAGTTCGTCGTGGTGCGGGACGCGGGCGTGCGCGCGCGCATCGGCGAGCTCACACGACAGGCGTGGCGCGGTGGGGGGCGGGCATACGCCGAGTCCCGACTGAGCCCGCAGCTCCTCGCCGACGTCGACCGAGGCGCCGAAGGCGAGGTGAGCGCGGCACCGGTGCTCGTCGTGGTGTGCGTCGACGCGCGCCGCACGCACGAGACCACCATTCCCGCGTCGATCTTCCCGGCCGTGCAGAACCTGCTGCTGGCCGCGAACGCCGTCGGGCTGGGCGCCGCCCTCACGACGCTGCCGACCGCGTTCGCCCTCGAGCTCGGCGAGCTGCTGTCGTTGCCCGAGCACGTGCGTCCCCTTGCGGTCGTGCCCATCGGCTATCCGGCCCACGCCCTCGGACCACCACGCCGCGAGCCGGTGTCCGACCACGCCCATCGCGATCGCTACGGCAGCCGCTGGTGA
- a CDS encoding cupin domain-containing protein, with amino-acid sequence MDVRSIEQVAPVVEHNGTVPVWWLVEPREMRDITEGGFLELVSEFEVQGGGEVDPHSHPTHEFYYVTSGRGWMVIDGEERQISQGDLVHIPPDAVHSIRPVSDHASIRCFCFAVGVKDSGPVDYTTH; translated from the coding sequence ATGGACGTGCGATCGATCGAACAGGTGGCGCCGGTCGTCGAGCACAACGGCACGGTGCCGGTGTGGTGGTTGGTCGAGCCCCGCGAGATGAGAGACATCACCGAGGGCGGGTTCCTCGAGCTCGTCAGCGAGTTCGAGGTGCAGGGCGGCGGCGAGGTCGACCCTCACAGTCACCCGACCCACGAGTTCTATTACGTCACATCGGGTCGCGGCTGGATGGTGATCGACGGCGAGGAGCGCCAGATCAGCCAGGGCGACCTGGTGCACATCCCGCCCGACGCGGTGCACAGCATCCGGCCCGTCAGCGACCACGCTTCGATCCGCTGCTTCTGCTTCGCGGTCGGCGTGAAGGACTCGGGCCCGGTCGACTACACGACCCACTGA
- a CDS encoding phenylacetate--CoA ligase: MPRAELDALQAEKLFGDLLPWAYDRSRLIRDTWDAAGVTPDEITTFAEFRARAPFIDKNAIRRFRKEHSDPYGGLLCVELDTPGVFSAVFSTSGTTGEPTPAPYAGRGPSMLTREFWEIGSRPGDYFTHMLFTFRGPGIHDTIRGIGATPIFLDHHPGDVAQLVRFSRELRPTGWYTLSGPLILAIESHAAETGLDPAEAFASYRGVVCAGEPLGRRARQVVDGWGLELFVQTAVGDVGAATECRGHDGCHFWEDTAFVEVLDPDGTDAVPDGEPGELVSTTLIDKVAPLVRYRSDDLVRMTRAPCACGRTHGRVWPLGRKGDEVVVDGRSVLPAELFAPIESVPTTKAGLFQVIRPARNLDRLRLRVGWTGEGARAAVADQVADAVAAAVGVAPEVELVTYDALLRQGPPHKIPRVVKE, translated from the coding sequence ATGCCGCGCGCCGAGCTCGACGCGCTGCAGGCGGAGAAGCTCTTCGGCGACCTGCTCCCCTGGGCATACGACCGGTCGAGGCTCATCCGCGACACGTGGGACGCGGCGGGCGTCACGCCCGACGAGATCACGACGTTCGCCGAGTTCCGCGCCCGCGCGCCGTTCATCGACAAGAACGCGATCCGTCGGTTCCGCAAGGAACACAGCGATCCCTACGGCGGGCTGTTGTGCGTCGAGCTCGACACGCCCGGTGTCTTCAGCGCCGTGTTCTCGACCTCCGGGACGACGGGCGAGCCCACGCCCGCGCCGTACGCGGGACGAGGGCCGAGCATGCTCACCCGCGAGTTCTGGGAGATCGGCAGCCGGCCGGGTGACTACTTCACCCACATGCTGTTCACCTTTCGCGGGCCCGGGATCCACGACACCATTCGGGGCATCGGCGCCACGCCGATCTTCCTCGACCACCACCCGGGCGACGTCGCCCAGCTCGTGCGCTTCAGCCGCGAGCTGCGGCCGACGGGGTGGTACACGCTGTCCGGCCCGCTGATCCTGGCCATCGAGAGCCACGCGGCCGAGACCGGGCTCGATCCCGCCGAGGCCTTCGCCTCCTACCGGGGCGTGGTCTGCGCGGGCGAGCCCCTCGGCCGGCGGGCCCGACAGGTGGTCGACGGCTGGGGTCTCGAGCTCTTCGTACAGACCGCGGTGGGCGATGTGGGCGCGGCCACTGAGTGCCGCGGGCACGACGGCTGCCACTTCTGGGAGGACACCGCTTTCGTCGAGGTGCTCGACCCCGACGGCACCGATGCCGTACCCGACGGAGAGCCGGGCGAGCTGGTGTCGACGACGCTCATCGACAAGGTCGCGCCCCTCGTGCGCTACCGGTCCGACGACCTGGTCCGGATGACGCGCGCCCCGTGCGCGTGCGGTCGCACGCACGGGCGGGTGTGGCCGCTGGGTCGGAAGGGCGACGAGGTCGTCGTCGACGGGCGCTCCGTGCTCCCCGCCGAGCTGTTCGCGCCGATCGAGTCGGTGCCCACGACGAAGGCCGGGTTGTTCCAGGTGATCCGCCCGGCGCGAAACCTCGACCGTCTGCGGCTGCGCGTCGGTTGGACCGGCGAGGGTGCGCGCGCCGCGGTGGCGGATCAGGTTGCCGACGCGGTCGCCGCGGCCGTCGGCGTCGCGCCGGAGGTCGAGCTCGTCACGTACGACGCGCTGCTGCGGCAGGGCCCGCCGCACAAGATCCCGCGTGTCGTGAAGGAGTGA
- a CDS encoding lytic transglycosylase domain-containing protein, with translation MLVEQLQVVTRVQREQQTEVQQAQAVALTIDAEQARKAADAARAEREARAARAARPAPPSSGPVDWKAIVRRYPWDAGVAERIVWCESRGNPNARNSSGAVGLFQILGGSVDPVANVARAYEMYHARGWQPWTTSSSCWA, from the coding sequence ATGCTCGTCGAGCAGCTCCAGGTGGTCACCCGCGTCCAGCGCGAGCAGCAGACCGAGGTGCAGCAGGCCCAAGCGGTGGCCTTGACGATCGACGCCGAGCAGGCCCGCAAGGCGGCGGACGCCGCACGCGCGGAGCGCGAGGCGCGTGCCGCGCGTGCGGCCCGTCCGGCGCCTCCGTCGTCGGGGCCGGTCGACTGGAAGGCGATCGTACGGCGCTACCCGTGGGACGCCGGTGTGGCCGAGCGCATCGTGTGGTGCGAGTCGCGCGGCAACCCCAACGCCCGAAACAGCAGCGGCGCCGTTGGCCTGTTCCAGATCCTGGGTGGCTCCGTCGACCCGGTGGCCAACGTGGCGCGCGCGTACGAGATGTACCACGCGCGCGGCTGGCAGCCCTGGACCACGAGCAGCAGCTGCTGGGCCTGA